In the Populus nigra chromosome 2, ddPopNigr1.1, whole genome shotgun sequence genome, AGCTTCAGCCTTCAAGGAAAATACAGATGAAGATTAATGCGATAGTTACTCTAGTGATGGATCCTTCCCTACTTGATAGAGAAGCAATGTGGAGGCTATGGAGGCATTATTCACATTCGGGACCATATTTCGATTATGATCGTTCATaaccacttgttttttttttctttttttttctcgtatTATTGTGTGACTACtgaaatttgaaaaggaaattaaaacattccttttccttcttcctttttttttggatcgGAGATGGACCCGAAATATTAACGCATATCCATTTCAAGTCCCTATTGACACCGCCATATCAATCGGGAAGGGACATGAACTTTAACCAGTGCATGGAGCAGTAAAAGTCGGGTGAATTCTAGCAAGGAATTTCCTGGATGTATCATGTGCGAATCATTAGTCCTCCCTTCTACGCAAGTTAGATCGGACAATGTGTTTTTCATGCAAGCAAAGGTTAATGCGTGCTAATGGGTTTTGAAAACTACTACACTATTCACgatcatatacatatatatatatatatatatatatatatatatatatatatatatatatatatatatatatatatatatatatatagaccaaTTTTGCTATTTCCAGCAAATATTCTTCAAGTCTTTTCGTAGAAGACCCCGCTCATCACGGCTTCTGGCAAGGACCACGCCTTGAATTATTGCTTCTTTACCAGCAATGTTTGGACCTAGATAGCTGGAGACGACGTGCGTGAATCGTTCCATCGACTATGATAGTCGGTCTGTCTTCTTCTCATGAATGATTTTAAGAATAGTCAATTATATATACAAAGTCCAAGAAAACCTAATTCGTGAAAACCCACGTTAAATATCGGCTTCACAGCCTCCATCCAATTCCAAGTCCTGATTGGAAATCCCTGATCATCATTAAGAGAGTTGATGATCTGTTAATCGATTTTTAAATGATCTTTTCCTCTAGAAGTCTCAAAAGTAATCAGCAGTATTTTACTCCTTTTAAACGCTGCATTATAATTTACAGTGAAAGGGGAACAAAAAACATCCCAAATGAACTGAGCCAATGGGATTCCTAAGATTTGCTGACAGTTGTGAGTCTGGCAATTTGGATCTactgaaaaagtaaaaaaaactgacGGGAGTGCTGGATTAAGAAAtcgtgttttcaaaaaatttaattttttttttgttaaaatttaatataatttatatgttttggatcattttaacatgctgaaatcaaaattaatttttaaaaaataaaaaattatccttaacatgtatttcaacacaaaaaatcatttaaaaaataatcgttatTATATTCTCAAATACACTTTAAATTGCTGTGTACAAGTGGCTCAACATGAATTGGTTAATACCATAAGCCCACAATAGAAACTTGGATCGTGAAATGGAAGGCTAAACCCATTGAACGAGATTGAGTTGAGCCGATCTCCAGAGAAAAGATGACCCCATTTATACTTTGCCCAATCAAATTGGATCAAGCACTTCCACTCAGATCAATGGCAATTTGGCAAGTGATTGTTTCCATCAAGCATATACTATAACAGTCCCGAGTCTTGATTAGGCTTGTTGTAAAACTATATAAGTGGATCGTACCATATTATTGTAAGTTATGttatattaagatattatttttaaaggagTGCCTCGCGCTCTACTAACTTAAAttactttaaatattaaaaacaaaatttaagcgaagttattatttttaaaggagAAAGAAGAATTTAAGACTCATTTaaatgagtttaataagtttagttaatttaatatcatgattatttaaaaaaccaactacaaaaaaaaatatgaaactcaattaccaacaaatcaaacattaaaagatagattgaaattgttttaaaaaaaatggataacaaaCCCTAACTCGAGTCAGTATGTCAAATTTGCGCCTTGATTATGAGGTTAAGATGACcccatataaaagaaattaaataaaacaatgtagGTTAACTCGAAAAATAATGAAagctaaaaatgaaaaaaaaacctcaactcaacctgagttaactcgACTAACATGCCACTCAGGATATAAGAACAGAATaactccattaaaaaaaagcaacaaaaaacatGAAGTTGAAGGCctaataaccaaattaaaaattaaaggataaaattaaaagaaaatcaaatttaaaaaataactttaaaaaagaccaaagtcaaatcaggttaatctTCAAAACTCATGACCCGAATCATGAGATCAAGTTACCCTATAGAatgcaaacccaaaaaaatcacgaagtaaaattttcaatcatctaaaataataaataaataaataactattaaaagaatgaggaccaaatatggtattaaactaaatgaaataaaataatgagagaacaaattgaaaaataaagtaaaccaacataaggataaaaaattaaaaaatagcaataaacaAATAAGCACCAAAtatgaaagaggaaaaaaaattaaagaatgatgaaattgaaaaaaaaattccaatttcgtaatttatctcaaataaaataaatagtaataaaataaacatggatgaaatttgaacgaaaaacaaataaaaggacTGCTTTGAAAAATTACAATGGTAGACGAGGAACTCAagagggagagaaaagaagggaaaaataagaagaaaaaaagatcatgGATGAAATTTAAACCAATGGTCTGTTGGTCACACACCTCACCCTGGGATAAAGGACCGTCAAGACGATTCAAATGATGTCTTAGAAGCCATCGCCAGGCTGCCAGAAGACACTTCATACACTACCTAAATGACCAAGGCCTCTCTCACcccaaccatttttctttttaaataatatttatataaaatattaaattgtttgtatttcaacttgattataactaaaaaaataagttgaaaatacaaaaaagctcTTACACATCTATCATTTCACTATgcgttttttaaattaaaaaaaaaacaaagggatgAATAAGCCCCTAGAAACTAATTTATTCCCTTTTTCTacatttaaaactaattatgtaattttattatgctgaaaaagatgaaaaaattgatttgtccTAATCATTTTGGTAATGACTAATAAGTCACAGGAAAAAAACCTTACTACCCTATCAATAAGACCATTAGTTTTTATAgagaagaacaaaaatattattacattattttaattcatagtgttttgtgtcTTCATCTAAAATGAAAACCTTatcttttttagggttttattaaattttatgtaaTGCTTGTACTCTAATTCTTTAgctaatttcaatttcaaggaCCATAATAAGTTTGAACTCAATTgcatataaaaattcataaattaagtatcatttttgttttatattcttaagaattaaatttaaaaacataaacaattttttgtatttattttttaagaaacgtaaataaaaaaacaaaactgattatccaagattttcaaaatccaacaaagtgattttaaaaaattatgttagttGTTGTtggatttcttttatatatataataatcaagatTATATATACCATCCAAAAGTTCAAAGATTTGACAAAAAACTCCTCCATGTTTAAGAAAtattacaaaaacatttttgtatAGTCAAAATGCCattgattattatttgaaaaacataattaaattaagaactttaaatgaaattacagaaagaatataagaaaataagacATGATTATATTTTAGACATGAACCATATTAATTACACCATTCAATTTtagtcaatttgtttttttagtttcctttttaatattcattttctaatctttaaaatatcttaattttacttttttttctaaaaaattaattttgagtaTTTTGCTTACAATTgagtatttttgttattttttttaaaaattgaatgatactaataatttcataatatcTTAGAAAGAATATATTGTATTTGGCCAAGATACATGATGTATTTCATGTATCAATgctaaaaaaatctgaaatagATCCAATCTGGGTGTTACTCCAAGTTCCgatagaaattgaataaaaattaattatggagGTAAAAACTACAAGAGTACTAGATTTAAGTGAAAAGTTACTCAAAAACAAGAAGATTTACATAGTCAAGGTGTTATAGAGAAActcttaaatagaaaaaaaaaacttgggagAAGGAGGTGGAAAAGAGGAGCAAATACCCGGGGTTAATTTTAGATGCcaattagaatttaaattttgaggAGAAAATTTTTGTAGAAGGAAAGAATATAAATTCTAAGTAAATTTCTTGTGAACTAGTTAAATTTTTggtaaaacaacaacaacaataattgattgaatataaatttttatttaagaagttAAATGATGgacaaggataaaattaaataagtcagaaattgaaaaaaacattatataaaaaTGTGAGAGAACTAACAGGCTtaattgttcaaacaagaaaaggagGTTTATAagtgaaataaaaggaaaaattgttaatatttaaGCATGAATAGTGTTGAAAATTTGGCTGGCCATTCTAGGGTTTGAGAGGGGGAGAAGATTGAATGAAAAATCCTCCAAAACACAccttaaaattcattaaaaaaaaggatagataAAGTGATTATAGTGTGTTAGGAGGGGATTTGAGCAAAGGAATTGCAAAGAAATCACAAAGAAATCAAGGAATTTCTTCATCAAGAGGCATGACATTGATAAAGGGAAATAGGGGaaggaagaaaataatttttggggTGATTTCAAAGCTTtcaatcctttatttttttgagttagaAAGTGACAAATCATCTTctcctaattaaattaatgtatttttggtGTATGGTGATTTATTGCTTGTGTTAGTAGTGATTGTGATGTGAGTTATGGTTTCAGTATGTGTTACTTCATGGAATTGTGATGAATTAATGTCTATATAGATGAAATAATAGTGGGTAATGTTTCcatttgtgaaataaaaaagagaaaatttaatcCCTTTTTCTTGTggggttttgaaaaaaaaaaacattggatgTTCTTTTTTATGCGCCTATCCTATTATCCAAATCTggcataaaaaaacatgttaatgcTACTTTGGATGAACAAGTTGTTTTTATCCGAGATGATGAAATTCAACAAATCCTAACATATGAGCTAGGCCACCAAATTTAGATTGTACTTAGATTACTAGAGTGACAATCAACaactttttccttatctttaaAAGCGTTACTAGAGCTGCCTTAAACTATACTAGATGAGGTTAAGTTCTTTTAATCCTGAGAGAGTTAATGGGGATATTAGACTCGAGATATCGTTCACACACTCATATGATATACTATGATAGAGGATAGTCCAACCCttgtattatttgattttatttaggattatttgttgggtttaatttaattattggtaAATATTCTATTTAGTGAGctatattagattttatttatatttatttgttgggtttgatttatttattgttggatattttatttattaaactatAAACCTAATTGTTTATTATAGTTaggattttaatatttatatggtatATTTTATGAATGTTAGAGAGTTCGATGAGGATGATGATTTGAATCAAAATCTGCAAAGTTTGCCAACTTTTCTAACCaatgattttccttttttcaccttcttttttttagttcttgttttttttttccttctttattatttatcttagaTGTTTCTTTTGTTCCACATCAAAACGGACCCTAAATCTCAAATACATAATGCTTATTAAATAAGTTTGAGTCTCAATCTCTCGTTTAAAGGAgctttattaaattcaatcaaacTAATCTTGagtttttaaagtttgaaaatttGAGGGCTAGCTCAGATTGGAGTCTCCCTagttttaaatcattaaaaaacagcCAATTGTCTAAACCAAAAGgaaaacaacaaattttaaggaaaaataaaagaaacaaacgaAATGTTGCCCTGTCTCCCTTCTTAATGAGAAACGATAAAAAGCAGAGCAGTTTAACAAGTAGGATGGCCTGTAAATAGAACCGCAGCggctaaattaaattaatgtgcTGCTGCATGCATCATGTGTTAGGCACTTGACACTCGGCAATTGACTAGATTGCGCACCAAAGGCCAGCAAATATCAAACTCTGCCGGCTCATCTCTTAAGCATGCCTGCTTGTAGCAGCTACATTAATTAATACAAGTTTCGACTACCACCCcaacattttgttttcattaagaGAAAAAGATTAAACATGCTTGTGCCTGCTTTCATAGTTTCATGAATCTTCTTCGTTCTTGATTTCGTtataagggaaaagaaaagagatttggAAGATTGGAAAGAAACAATCTACTAAATATATATTCTGAACCTGTACCAGGCAAGAAACATGTTTTTCGTACGTTATCCAGAATCATGTATCGAACTTAAAGCTTAGAACACTTCCTTAAATGAATGCAGTAAATGATGGAGCTCAAACCTGGGTTTGAACTCGAAGACAAGACATTGAAAGAATCTTCTCTGCCTCTGCTGATTACTAGAAGATATCAAGGATGTCGAGAATGGAACGGTTGCAGATAGGACAGCACCCTCGATTAACCCACATTTCTCTTGAACAAACCCTACAAAAGGTGTGTCCACATGGAATAAAAGCCGCGCCTTTATTTCTCTCCATGCAAACGCAGCATACCCAATCCTTCTCTTCTTCCTGCTTCTGTTCCTGTTCCTTGTCCCTCCTACTTTTATCATTACTGTTATTCTTCTTCCTCCAATCAACACCGTCCGTTTCTTCGATCAAACTCATCAATGTCTTGACATTTGAATCCCCTAAATTGCGCTCAGCAGCTAATGCCATTGCCAGATTCATCCCAGCACCTggcgctgctgctgctgctgctcctcCTCTTTGAGCTTGGTTTTGCATGATGggctcttcctcttcttcttcctctataTCGATAAAGGGCATGGTTTGGGTGGTACTTCTGGAAATCCAGCTTGTGCTCCCGCAGCAACCACCCAGGCCCTTGAATGAGAGCCGTTGTTTCAGATTCTTCCACGCCGTCATTGTGATCTCATCCAAGCCTGGTTGCATCCGTACCTTGTGTAATTTAATTCCTGCCAGCCAAGAACTGAAAAACCCCTGCAAATGCAAGCTCAAATTCTATCATTTCCCAAAAACAAGCAAAGATAGAGTGAAGATAGTGTATATTGTTTGACTAAGACTGCACGAGTGGTCGAAAGCATTATATgatattcaagaaaaacaagggaCAAACCAAGCAAAATCATGGAGATTCTATGGTTAAGTGCAGCTTCACTTACTTGGAAACCACTGATAGATTGGGGACTCTCTTGATTACAGAACTCTTCGAGGTTTTCTCGTCTGGTCTCTGTCCTAAATAGACACTCCCAACCTGAATTAATGGAGTGTCAACAAATACTATAACAGAGCAACAGCAGAGATATTATTAAAAGCTGAATAATGTTATTACAATCATACATTTAatggatgtgttttttttttatagtttttttaaagatatttttagatattttaaacatattgatattaaaaataaaattttaatttaatctatttttaaataaaaaaatattttaaaaatcaactacaTTACTAAACACAAGTCCATGTCCAAATAGTTGCCTAGAGAAccaatatcaaaatatcaaatgatgCCATTTTTTGCTTACAATAAATCGCGTGGGACATGAAtacctcatctttttttctttcttatatatatatatat is a window encoding:
- the LOC133682269 gene encoding uncharacterized protein LOC133682269, translating into MQPGLDEITMTAWKNLKQRLSFKGLGGCCGSTSWISRSTTQTMPFIDIEEEEEEEPIMQNQAQRGGAAAAAAPGAGMNLAMALAAERNLGDSNVKTLMSLIEETDGVDWRKKNNSNDKSRRDKEQEQKQEEEKDWVCCVCMERNKGAAFIPCGHTFCRVCSREMWVNRGCCPICNRSILDILDIF